The stretch of DNA AGGGCCCCTAGTCAAACCGGAGCAGGCCACCGGCACTATCCCCAGCTGTGGCAAACCTGCCCTTCGAGCCTGTGGATGAAGTGGCTCACAGGCTGCTTTTTAGAACCACAACAGTGTAATTATCCACAAGCTACTGGCCAGCTATCTTCTAGGCTTTTCATCCCCTAGAGTTGCCCAGTAGCCGATTATCCACGTGCTGTGTATAACCCTGTGGATGAAGCTGAACCTGATCCTGGTTCCGCGCTTGCGGCTGCAGGCAATGCAGGCAAAGCAAGTTTTGAGGGAACCCATTGATGACAGTAGACGAAGCCAACCACGCCAATACTGTCGGAAGTTCCTGGCGGCGCGTTGTCAGCCTGCTGGAGCAGGACCACCGCGTTTCACCGCGGCAGCGTGGCTTTGTCATCCTCGCCCAGGCCCAGGGCCTGATCGGTTCCACCCTGCTGGTGGCAGTACCCAACGAACTCACCCGCGAAGTGCTGCAGACCCAGGTCAAGGACGCACTGGATGATGCACTGCACAGCGTCTTCTCCGAAGACATCCGCTGTGCCATTGACGTGGACACGGACCTGGTGCCCATCCACGAAGAGCCCGAGCCCGTCGTCGAGCCTTCCTTCTCGCCGGACCAGCTGATCGAGCAGAAGCCGCAGCCCATGCTGCCCAGCACCTCCCACGAGTTCGGCCGGCTCAACCCTAAATACGTCTTCGATACCTTCGTGATTGGTTCGTCCAACCGCTTTGCCCACGCTGCGGCCGTCGCCGTGGCGGAAGCGCCGGCCAAGGCCTACAACCCGCTGTTCATCTATGGCGACTCGGGCTTGGGAAAGACCCACCTCCTGCATGCGATCGGGCACTATGCCCGGCGGCTCTACAGCGGCATCCGGGTCCGGTACGTCAATTCGGAAGAATTCACCAACGACTTCATCAACTCCATCCGTGACGATGAAGGCGCCAGCTTCAAGACCACCTACCGCAACGTGGACGTCCTGCTGATCGATGACATCCAGTTCCTGGCCGGCAAGGACCGGACGCTGGAAGAGTTCTTCCACACGTTCAATTCGCTGCACAACAACAACAAGCAGGTGGTCATCACCTCGGACCAGCCGCCCAAGCTGCTCGCCGGGTTTGAGGACCGCATGAAGTCCCGCTTCGAATGGGGCCTCCTGACGGACATCCAGCCTCCGGAACTGGAAACCCGTATCGCCATTCTCCGCAAGAAGGCCCTGAGCGAAGGTCTTTCCGCTCCGGATGACGCCCTCGAGTACATCGCGTCCAAGATTTCCAGCAACATCCGTGAACTTGAAGGCGCCCTCATCAGGGTCACAGCGTTTGCCAGCCTCAACCGCCAGCCCGTGGATGTGGCCCTGGCGGAGATGGTGCTGAAGGATCTCATCACCGACGACGGTGCCCAGGAGATCACGTCCAGCCAGATCCTGCAGCAGACGGCCGAGTACTTCAAGCTCAGCATGGAAGAGCTCTGCAGCAAGTCCCGCACCAGGACCCTGGTTACCGCGCGCCAGATCGCCATGTACCTGTGCCGCGAACTCACGGACATGTCGCTTCCCAAGATTGGCCAGGAACTCGGCGGCCGCGACCACACCACGGTGATCCACGCTGACCGCAAAATCCGTGAACTGATGGCAGAGCGGCGTGTGATCTACAACCAGGTGACCGAGCTGACCAACCGGATCAAGCAACAGCAGCGCGATTCCTGACGAAGCATCTATACCTTATTAACAGGTGCATGTGGATAAGCCTGTGGATACTTAAGGGGACAACCGCGGTTAATGGGCTTAAAACCCTTAAGCCGCCTGTGGATCGGGAAAAGCGCCAAAATTTTTATCCCCATCCACACCCTGTTTAAAACCTGCTCCGCCCACAGTCCATGAACAGGGCTTAACCGCCGGATCCCGCGGCCGGAGGCAGTTATCCACAGTTTCCACAGCAGTTATTAACACTACTAATCCCAAAAAATTGAAGTCCCTCAAACAACAAGATCGATTCGCCCGTTCCGCACCGAGGGGCCACCGGCCCCAAGGGGCCAGCGCCGCAAAGTGGGGATGGGTTAATCGCGGATCTTCCGGCTAAGCTGTCAGCAGCGGTCCCATCCTTGGGTTTCTGCGTGGTTCAGGCAGCAGCACGGACCATGCAGGTTCAGGACGCGGGGCATCCCTTTATGGGGCTTCCTGCGGGAAGTTTCGAAGAAACCAATGCAGCAGCAATGAAAGGCGGCACCCTTCCGTGAAGTTCAGAGTCGATCGGGACGTCCTGGCAGAAGCCGTTACCTGGACAGCCCGCTCGTTGTCTCCGCGGCCGCCCGTTCCCGTCCTTTCCGGACTCCTTTTGAAGGCTGAAGCAGGCACAGTCAGCCTCTCGAGCTTCGACTACGAAACCTCCGCACGCCTGGAGATCGCCGCGGACATCCGGGACGAGGGGACCATCCTGGTCTCCGGCCGCCTTCTCGCGGATATCTGCCGCAGCCTGCCTTCGGCACCGGTCGACGTCGAAACGGACGGCAACAAAGTCACGCTCACCTGCCGCCGAAGCAGCTTCCACCTGGCTACGATGCCCGAGGCGGAATACCCGCCGCTTCCGGCCCTGCCCACCGTCAGCGGAACAGTCCCGGGTGACTCTTTTGCCCAGGCCGTCTCCCAGGTAATCATTGCCGCCAGCAAGGACGACACCCTGCCCATCCTCACCGGCGTGCGGATGGAGATTGAGGACGACCTGATCACGCTGCTGGCCACTGACCGTTACCGCCTGGCCATGCGCGAGGTGCCGTGGAAGCCCGTCACTCCGGGCATCTCCACCAGCGCGCTCGTCAAGGCAAAAACCCTGAACGAAGTGGCCAAGACCCTGGGCAACAGCGGAGACATCCAGTTGGCCCTCTCGGACGATGACAGCCGGCTTATCGGTTTCGAAAGCGGCGGCCGCACCACCACATCCCTGCTGGTGGACGGCGACTACCCGAAGATCCGGTCGCTTTTCCCTGACTCCACGCCCATCCACGCAACGGTCCAGACCCAGGAACTCGTGGAGGCCGTCCGCCGCGTCTCGCTGGTGGCAGAGCGCAACACCCCGGTCCGCCTGGCATTCACCCAGGGCCTGCTCAACCTGGACGCAGGCACCGGCGAGGACGCCCAGGCCTCCGAGGAACTCGAAGCCCAGCTTTCGGGTGACGACATCACGGTGGCCTTCAACCCGCACTACCTGGTGGAAGGACTGAGCGTCATCGAAACCAAGTTTGTCCGGTTCTCGTTCACCACGGCACCGAAGCCGGCCATGATCACGGCGCAGGCAGACGCGGACGGCGAAGACCAGGATGACTACCGTTACCTCGTCATGCCGGTCCGCCTCCCCAACTAGTCCCCAGCGCCCCCCTCGCCTTGCAAGCCCGGCCAGGGAACCCTGGCGGCGTGGGCCCAGACAGTTGTTGTCGTTCCGGGCCCCAAAACGACAACCGACACCCAATGCAGAAAGAGAAACCGCATCATGCATATTGGACTGATCGGCCTTGGCAAAATGGGATTCAACATGCGCGAACGCCTGCGCAAGGGCGGCATTGAGGTCACCGGTTATGACCGGAACCCGGAGGTCACGGACACCGGCTCCATTGATGAGCTCATCGCAGCCCTCCCCACGCCACGGCTCCTTTGGGTGATGGTGCCGGCCGGCGACATCACGGACGCCGTCGTCAAGGAACTCAGCGAAAAGCTGGACGAGGGTGACCTGGTGATCGACGGCGGCAACTCCCGCTTCACCGAGGACCAGAAACACGGCGAACTCCTCGCCGCCAAGGGCATCCACTTCGCGGACTGCGGTGTGTCCGGCGGTGTGTGGGGGCTGCAGAACGGTTACGGCCTGATGGCCGGCGGAGATGCCGCGGACATTGAACGTGCGCTTCCCGTCTTTGACGCCCTTCGCCCTGAAGGCGAACGGGCTGACAGCTTTGTGCACGTGGGCGGGATCGGCGCAGGCCACTACGCCAAGATGGTCCACAACGGCATCGAGTACGGCCTGATGCAGGCGTACGCCGAGGGCTACCAGCTACTCGCGTCCAAGGACATCATCAACGATCTGCCCGGAACCTTCCGGGCCTGGCAAAAGGGCACCGTGGTCCGGTCCTGGCTGCTGGACCTCCTCGTCAAAGCGCTGGACGAGGATCCGGGACTGCAGAACATTGACGACTACGTCGAGGACTCGGGCGAGGGCAGGTGGACTGTGGAAGAAGCCATTGCCAACGCCATTCCCGCACCGGCCATCACGGCCGCCCTGTTTGCCCGCTTCGAGTCCCGCGAGGACAGCTCGCCGGCCATGAAGATGGTGTCTGCCCTGCGCCACCAGTTCGGCGGGCACGCAACCCGTCCCGCCAAGTAGCAGCCAGCGGGGACCTGCCCGGTTCCCAGAATTGCCTAAAACCGCGTGTACATAGAACACCTCTCGCTGACTGATTTCCGCAGCTATGCCCAGGTTGACCTTGCCCTGGGCCCGGGCGTCACCGTCCTGGTGGGGTACAACGGCATTGGCAAGACCAACCTGATGGAAGCCATCGGGTACCTCGCCACCCTCAGCTCGCACCGCGTCAGCTCCGACGGGCCGCTGCTGCGGTTCGGCACCGACCGCGCCCTGGTCCGGGCCCGGCTGGTCCGGGGCGGGCAGGTCACGGTCCTCGAACTGGAAATCAACGCGGGCCGGGCTAACCGCGGCAGGATCAACCGCAGCAATCCCGTCCGCGCACGCGATCTTCTGGGCATCTGCCAGACGGTGCTCTTCGCACCGGAGGACCTGGCCCTGGTTAAAGGCGATCCGTCCAACCGCCGCCGGTTCCTGGATGAGCTCCTCGCCAGCCTGATCCCGCACCACGCCGCCACCCGCAGCGATTACGACCGGGTGTTGAAACAGCGCAATGCGTTGCTGAAGTCTGCCCGCTCGGGCAAATTCACGTCAGCGCATGAAGCGACGCTCGATGTGTGGGACCAGCATATGGCCAGGGCCGGTGCCGAACTGCTGCACGCCCGGCTTGAGCTCGTGGAACGCCTCCGGCCGCACCTGGCAACTGCATACGCCGGGCTGACAGATACCTCCAAGCCCGCCGACGCGGTCTACCGTTCCACCCTCCAGAACCAGATGGACGACGACGGCGCCCCGGAGTTGCGTGCTGCCGGCAACGGAGACGGAGGTACTACCGCCGAAGCCGAGGACCTGCGCCGGCTCACTGTGGAGGAGCTCACTGGGCGGTATGTTCGCGCCTTCGCCGACGCCCGGCGGAAGGAACGGGAACGCGGCATCTCGCTGGTGGGTCCCCACCGCGACGAACTGGAACTGATCCTCGGCCAGGCACCCGCCAAGGGGTATGCATCCCACGGTGAAACGTGGTCCATGTGCCTGGCACTGCGGCTCGCTTCGTATTACGTCATGCTGGACGATGCCCGGACCGGCGGCTCCGCACCGATCCTGATCCTTGATGACGTTTTTGCCGAGCTGGACGTGCAGCGCAGGCGTAAACTGGCCGCAATAGTCTCGGGTGCGGAACAGGTCCTGGTGACCGCCGCCGTCGACGCCGATATCCCGGAAGAGCTGTCCGGACGGCGGGTGAAGGTCATCGCGGGAGGAATCGATGAGTAGGGACGAAAAAGACGCCGGACGGCAGCCCGGCCGCGAGCCCGACAACATCGATGCGCCGCAGGCAGCCCTGAACAGAATGCGCGAGGCCGCCGCCGCCCGTGGCGAAATCCGCAGGGCCGCAATTCGGCCCGGGTCCCAAAAAGCCAAACGCAGTATCCGGGACACCCGCGGTTTCAGCCAGTTCCACTCCACCGGCCGGGATCCCCTCGGACTGGGCAAGGTAGTGGGCCGCCTGGTGGCCGAACGCGGCTGGACCTCCCCGGTTGCCGTCGGCTCAGTGATGGCAGAATGGGCCACCCTGGTGGGGCCTGAAATTTCAGCACACTGCACACCCGAAAGCTTCACGGACACCACGCTGCACGTCAGGTGTGATTCAACGGCCTGGGCCACGCAGCTCCGGCTCCTCAGCCTGAGCCTGCTCGAGAAATTCCGGGTGGAGCTGGGTGACGGTGTGGTCACCAGCATCCAGGTCCTCGGCCCCACCGCACCGAGCTGGCGCAAGGGCGGCCGGACAGTCAACGGACGCGGACCGCGGGACACTTACGGGTAGCCCGGAGCCGGACTCTTGAAAATCCCCTGATGGGCGTGTAGCGCCCTGGAAGGGCCGGAGGGTGTATAGGCACCCGCAGGCCGGAGTTTCGGAGCGCCAAAGGCGCAGTCTGTGGCTCGCAGCGGGCACATTGCCCGCCATCCACGGCCCTGGAATGCGGGAATCAGGGCTGTTTCACGGTAGAATCGATGTAGATAACTGGGCGTCGGTGAAACGTTGACTGAGTCCGTTCTCCGCACGCTTCCAGCACGCGGATCGCGGATCCCACCATCAGCTAGTAGCCGGCGCCATAAGTTTGCGCCTGTTGGCGGACTGCTTTTCCATGCCTGGAAGAGCTTTCCAGCCGGCCATCATCGAGAACAGAGGAGTCGACAGCGCCTGTGGCTAACGACAATACAGATATTCTGGCAGTTGAACCCGCAGTCGAGGATGCCCGCACGCCTGACACCCCGGCAGAAGCAGCCACACCGCGCGAGTACGGTGCCAGCGACATTACCGTCCTTGAGGGCCTGGAAGCTGTCCGGAAGCGTCCCGGTATGTACATCGGCTCCACTGGACCCCGCGGACTCCACCACCTGGTCTACGAAGTGGTGGACAACTCCGTCGATGAGGCCCTGGCCGGCTACTGTACACATATCGAGGTTGTGCTGCAGGCCGACGGCGGCGTGAAGGTTGTTGACGACGGCCGCGGCATCCCCGTGGACATGCACCCCACTGAGCACAAACCCACGGTTGAAGTGGTGATGACCATCCTGCACGCCGGCGGCAAGTTCGGCGGCGGTGGCTACGCCGTGTCCGGCGGCCTGCACGGAGTGGGTATCTCCGTTGTCAACGCCCTCTCCAGCAGGGTGGACACCGAGGTCCGCCGGCAGGGCCACGTCTGGCGGATGTCCTTCGCCGACGGCGGCAAGCCCCAGGGCAGCCTGGTGCAGGGCGAAGAAACGGATCTCACCGGGACCACCCAGACGTTCTACCCCGACGCCTCAATTTTCGAGAGCACCGAGTTCGATTTCGAGACCCTCCGTGCCCGCTTTCAGCAGATGGCCTTCCTCAACAAGGGCCTGCGCATCACGCTGACCGACGAGCGCACGTCCGCCAGCGATAACGAAGCCGATGCGGATCTGGACCTGGACGGCGTTGTCACCGAAGGCGAAGTCAGCGCCGAGCACCGCACCGTGGTCTACCAGTACAACGAGGGCCTGCTGGACTACGTCAAGCACCTGAATTCAGGAAAGAAGGTGGAAGTAGTCCACGAGGACGTCATCGCCTTCGAAACCGAGGACACGGAACGCAAGATTGCCCTGGAAATGGCGATGCAGTGGACCAATGCCTATTCCGAGAGCGTCCACACCTACGCCAACACCATCAACACCCATGAGGGCGGTACCCACGAAGAGGGTTTCCGCGCTGCCATGACGTCACTGATCAACCGCTATGCGCGTGAAAAGGGCATCATCAAGGAAAAGGACGACAACCTCACAGGCGATGACATCCGTGAGGGCCTCACCGCCGTCATTTCCGTCAAGCTCGCAGAGCCCCAGTTCGAGGGCCAGACCAAGACCAAGCTGGGCAACTCCGAGGTCAAGGGTTTCGTCCAGCGTGTGGTGACCGACGGGCTTGGCGACTGGCTCGAACGCAATCCCGGCCCCGCCCGCGACGTCATCCGCAAGGCCATCTCGGCAGCGCAGGCCCGCATGGCTGCGCGCAAAGCCCGTGACAACGCGCGCCGTAAGAGCCCGCTGGAGTCCTTCGGCATGCCAGGCAAGCTGTCCGACTGCTCCTCCAAGAACCCGGAGAAGTGCGAGGTCTACATCGTGGAGGGTGACTCGGCCGGCGGTTCCGCCAAGCGCGGCCGCAACCCCGAGACCCAGGCCATCCTTCCCCTCCGGGGCAAGATCCTGAACGTGGAGCGTGCCCGCCTGGACAAGGCCCTGGGCAACACCGAAGTCCAGTCCATGATCACGGCCTTTGGCACCGGCATCGGGGAGGACTTCGACCTCTCCAAGCTTCGGTACCACAAGATCGTTTTGATGGCCGACGCCGACGTGGACGGCCAGCACATCACCACGCTGCTGATGACGCTGCTGTTCCGCTACATGCGGCCATTGATCGAAAACGGTTACGTCTACCTGGCCCAGCCGCCGCTGTACCGGATCAAGTGGTCGAACGCTGCGCACGATTACGTGTACAGCGACAAAGAACGTGACGCCAAGCTCCTCGCGGGACAGGCAGCCGGGCGCCGCATCCCGAAGGACAACGGCATCCAGCGCTACAAGGGCCTCGGCGAGATGGACTACACGGAACTGTGGGACACCACCATGGATCCGGACAACCGCACCCTGTTGCAGGTCACCATGGACGACGCATTGGCTGCCGACCAGATCTTCTCCGTCCTGATGGGCGAGGACGTGGAATCACGCCGCAACTTCATTCAGCAGAACGCCAAGGACGTCAGGTTCCTGGATATCTAAAGGTAATTCCCTTCGTATTCCAGAGCTGACATATACCTGAAACGGAAATAGAAAATGAGCGACGAAACACCCGAGAACCCGGCCCCCGAAGCCGGGAACCCGGACACCGTTCTTGAAGGCGACGTGCTGGTGGACCGCGTGGAGCAGGTGGACCTGCAGACGGAAATGCAGCGGTCCTACTTGGACTACGCGATGGCCGTCATCGTGGGCCGTGCCCTCCCTGACGTCCGCGACGGCCTTAAACCCGTACACCGCCGGGTGCTGTACGCCATGTTCGACGGCGGCTACCGCCCCGAGCGATCCTTCAACAAGTGCGCCCGCGTGGTGGGCGAGGTCATGGGCCAGTACCACCCCCACGGCGACACCGCGATCTACGACGCCCTGGTACGCCTCATCCAGGACTGGACCATGCGCTACCCGTTGGCCCTGGGCCAGGGCAACTTCGGTTCGCCGGGCAACGATGGCGCCGCTGCGCCCCGTTACACCGAAACCAAGATGGCCCCGCTGGCCATGGAGATGGTCCGCGACATCGATGAGGAAACCGTCGATTTCCAGGACAACTACGACGGCAAGAACCAGGAACCCACC from Pseudarthrobacter siccitolerans encodes:
- a CDS encoding DUF721 domain-containing protein — translated: MSRDEKDAGRQPGREPDNIDAPQAALNRMREAAAARGEIRRAAIRPGSQKAKRSIRDTRGFSQFHSTGRDPLGLGKVVGRLVAERGWTSPVAVGSVMAEWATLVGPEISAHCTPESFTDTTLHVRCDSTAWATQLRLLSLSLLEKFRVELGDGVVTSIQVLGPTAPSWRKGGRTVNGRGPRDTYG
- the gyrB gene encoding DNA topoisomerase (ATP-hydrolyzing) subunit B, which gives rise to MANDNTDILAVEPAVEDARTPDTPAEAATPREYGASDITVLEGLEAVRKRPGMYIGSTGPRGLHHLVYEVVDNSVDEALAGYCTHIEVVLQADGGVKVVDDGRGIPVDMHPTEHKPTVEVVMTILHAGGKFGGGGYAVSGGLHGVGISVVNALSSRVDTEVRRQGHVWRMSFADGGKPQGSLVQGEETDLTGTTQTFYPDASIFESTEFDFETLRARFQQMAFLNKGLRITLTDERTSASDNEADADLDLDGVVTEGEVSAEHRTVVYQYNEGLLDYVKHLNSGKKVEVVHEDVIAFETEDTERKIALEMAMQWTNAYSESVHTYANTINTHEGGTHEEGFRAAMTSLINRYAREKGIIKEKDDNLTGDDIREGLTAVISVKLAEPQFEGQTKTKLGNSEVKGFVQRVVTDGLGDWLERNPGPARDVIRKAISAAQARMAARKARDNARRKSPLESFGMPGKLSDCSSKNPEKCEVYIVEGDSAGGSAKRGRNPETQAILPLRGKILNVERARLDKALGNTEVQSMITAFGTGIGEDFDLSKLRYHKIVLMADADVDGQHITTLLMTLLFRYMRPLIENGYVYLAQPPLYRIKWSNAAHDYVYSDKERDAKLLAGQAAGRRIPKDNGIQRYKGLGEMDYTELWDTTMDPDNRTLLQVTMDDALAADQIFSVLMGEDVESRRNFIQQNAKDVRFLDI
- the dnaA gene encoding chromosomal replication initiator protein DnaA; this translates as MTVDEANHANTVGSSWRRVVSLLEQDHRVSPRQRGFVILAQAQGLIGSTLLVAVPNELTREVLQTQVKDALDDALHSVFSEDIRCAIDVDTDLVPIHEEPEPVVEPSFSPDQLIEQKPQPMLPSTSHEFGRLNPKYVFDTFVIGSSNRFAHAAAVAVAEAPAKAYNPLFIYGDSGLGKTHLLHAIGHYARRLYSGIRVRYVNSEEFTNDFINSIRDDEGASFKTTYRNVDVLLIDDIQFLAGKDRTLEEFFHTFNSLHNNNKQVVITSDQPPKLLAGFEDRMKSRFEWGLLTDIQPPELETRIAILRKKALSEGLSAPDDALEYIASKISSNIRELEGALIRVTAFASLNRQPVDVALAEMVLKDLITDDGAQEITSSQILQQTAEYFKLSMEELCSKSRTRTLVTARQIAMYLCRELTDMSLPKIGQELGGRDHTTVIHADRKIRELMAERRVIYNQVTELTNRIKQQQRDS
- the recF gene encoding DNA replication/repair protein RecF (All proteins in this family for which functions are known are DNA-binding proteins that assist the filamentation of RecA onto DNA for the initiation of recombination or recombinational repair.) — its product is MYIEHLSLTDFRSYAQVDLALGPGVTVLVGYNGIGKTNLMEAIGYLATLSSHRVSSDGPLLRFGTDRALVRARLVRGGQVTVLELEINAGRANRGRINRSNPVRARDLLGICQTVLFAPEDLALVKGDPSNRRRFLDELLASLIPHHAATRSDYDRVLKQRNALLKSARSGKFTSAHEATLDVWDQHMARAGAELLHARLELVERLRPHLATAYAGLTDTSKPADAVYRSTLQNQMDDDGAPELRAAGNGDGGTTAEAEDLRRLTVEELTGRYVRAFADARRKERERGISLVGPHRDELELILGQAPAKGYASHGETWSMCLALRLASYYVMLDDARTGGSAPILILDDVFAELDVQRRRKLAAIVSGAEQVLVTAAVDADIPEELSGRRVKVIAGGIDE
- the dnaN gene encoding DNA polymerase III subunit beta; protein product: MKFRVDRDVLAEAVTWTARSLSPRPPVPVLSGLLLKAEAGTVSLSSFDYETSARLEIAADIRDEGTILVSGRLLADICRSLPSAPVDVETDGNKVTLTCRRSSFHLATMPEAEYPPLPALPTVSGTVPGDSFAQAVSQVIIAASKDDTLPILTGVRMEIEDDLITLLATDRYRLAMREVPWKPVTPGISTSALVKAKTLNEVAKTLGNSGDIQLALSDDDSRLIGFESGGRTTTSLLVDGDYPKIRSLFPDSTPIHATVQTQELVEAVRRVSLVAERNTPVRLAFTQGLLNLDAGTGEDAQASEELEAQLSGDDITVAFNPHYLVEGLSVIETKFVRFSFTTAPKPAMITAQADADGEDQDDYRYLVMPVRLPN
- the gnd gene encoding phosphogluconate dehydrogenase (NAD(+)-dependent, decarboxylating); this encodes MHIGLIGLGKMGFNMRERLRKGGIEVTGYDRNPEVTDTGSIDELIAALPTPRLLWVMVPAGDITDAVVKELSEKLDEGDLVIDGGNSRFTEDQKHGELLAAKGIHFADCGVSGGVWGLQNGYGLMAGGDAADIERALPVFDALRPEGERADSFVHVGGIGAGHYAKMVHNGIEYGLMQAYAEGYQLLASKDIINDLPGTFRAWQKGTVVRSWLLDLLVKALDEDPGLQNIDDYVEDSGEGRWTVEEAIANAIPAPAITAALFARFESREDSSPAMKMVSALRHQFGGHATRPAK